From Gloeocapsa sp. PCC 73106:
TTTCAGGGTAGAGAATCCCGGAAGGAATCAAATGTAGTTTGAACGTTTGTCCCTGCACAACTACTGTGTGTCCTGCATTTACACCCCCTTGGGAGCGCACAACTACATCCGCTGAACGACTCAATAAGTCTGTTATTTTTCCTTTTCCTTCATCGCCCCACTGGGCGCCAATGACAATAACGTTAGCCAAGAGTTTATTAAATTAGTTAGAGTACACACAATCTTTTATTATGTGTAGTTTTTCTTAATTTTGTCAAGTCCCTAATCAATCGTTAAATAGGAGTTTTTATGGCACTATACGCCGATTTACACCGTCATCTAGGTGGTTCTGTAGTCCCTCGCGTTCTTTGGCGCTATTTTCAACGTCACAGTCAAGATTTGGCTGATCGTTTTCCTGAGTATGAGGAATTTGAGGCTTTTTATACCAAAAAACGGAAGACTTTAGATGAATATCTGGAACTCCATACGTTGGTTGAAGGCGTACAAACGGTTCAAACTTTGCCTTATTTTATCTATCGTTTAATTCGTGGTGCTTATATTTTTGAAAATTTGGCTTATTTGGAACTGCGCTATACCCCTTATTTACGTACACCCGAGAGTTTAAGCCAAAACGAGAGAATTGAGGCTATGGCTGAAATAGTCAAAGTGGTGGGTAAATCGTCTCAAGTTAAGGAATATCCTATTATCACCAGTCAAATTCTCTGTATGCACTCTCGTCTTCCCTATACAGTTAATAAGGCGATCGTCGATTTGGCAGCAGGAATGAGAGAGTATGTATGTGCAATAGATGTAGCAGGAGGAGACTCTCAATATGGCGATCGCTTGAAAGAATTTATTGGCTTATATCAGTACGCTCAAAGTTTGGGACTTAAAACTACGGGTCATTTGTTCGAAACCAAAGACGGTTGTTATCCCCAATTGTTACCATTTTTGATGCGGATTGGTCATGGTATTCAGATTCCTCTGCGATATCCAGAGTTACTCAAAGAGGTGGCTTCCGCCAAACAATGTCTAGAGATTTGTCCCACTACTTACTTGAAAACTGGAACTTTAGAACATTTATCTGAACTTAAAATAGTGTTTGACCGTTGTTTTGCCGCGGGAGTAGATTTAGTAATTTGTACAGATAACGCGGGTTTACACAACGTGCGCTTACCCTTTGAGTATGAAAATCTACTTACCCAGGATGTAATTAGCTTTGAACAATTACAAGCTTGTCAAGACGCGGCTTTTCGTCATGCTTTCGCTTGGCCCTATAGTCAACCCCCCGCCTCTTTGTTGATTGGTTTACTGCAAGAAAAGTCAGATTTAAGCCTATCGGGGGCTAATTCATAGATATGTTAAAGTAGATATGAGTTTGGATAATGCTGAGCTGTAATGAAAGAGCAAACGCCGATACGTTCTCTAGAAGATGCCATCAATCGCTGTCAAAAGTTGGGAATGCGCCTAAGTCGTCAACGGCGCTTTGTCCTAGAATTACTATGGCAAGCACGAGAACATCTATCAGCGCGAGAAATCTACGAACGCTTAAATCAGGAAAAAAAGGCGATCGGTTACACCTCTGTTTATCAGAATCTAGAAGCTTTATCCCATCAGGGAATTATCGAATGTGTAGAGCGCTGTGACGGAAGATTATATGGTCATCTTAACACCGCTCACAGTCATATTAATTGTCTCGACACTCATCAAATAATCGATATTCAGGTAGAATTACCCCAACAATTGCTCGATGAGATCCAAAAGCAAACGGGAATTAGCATCACTGAATATCGAATTAATTTCTATGGTTATAGGAAGTCAGGTGAAGATTTTTAACACCGAAGCAAGGTATAGATTAAAACTTATCCTTACCTTAGATT
This genomic window contains:
- a CDS encoding adenosine deaminase; the encoded protein is MALYADLHRHLGGSVVPRVLWRYFQRHSQDLADRFPEYEEFEAFYTKKRKTLDEYLELHTLVEGVQTVQTLPYFIYRLIRGAYIFENLAYLELRYTPYLRTPESLSQNERIEAMAEIVKVVGKSSQVKEYPIITSQILCMHSRLPYTVNKAIVDLAAGMREYVCAIDVAGGDSQYGDRLKEFIGLYQYAQSLGLKTTGHLFETKDGCYPQLLPFLMRIGHGIQIPLRYPELLKEVASAKQCLEICPTTYLKTGTLEHLSELKIVFDRCFAAGVDLVICTDNAGLHNVRLPFEYENLLTQDVISFEQLQACQDAAFRHAFAWPYSQPPASLLIGLLQEKSDLSLSGANS
- a CDS encoding Fur family transcriptional regulator, whose translation is MKEQTPIRSLEDAINRCQKLGMRLSRQRRFVLELLWQAREHLSAREIYERLNQEKKAIGYTSVYQNLEALSHQGIIECVERCDGRLYGHLNTAHSHINCLDTHQIIDIQVELPQQLLDEIQKQTGISITEYRINFYGYRKSGEDF